In Xylanibacter ruminicola 23, a single genomic region encodes these proteins:
- a CDS encoding alpha/beta hydrolase, with protein sequence MRTIIITMLLGGMLVACNNKQTINNDMEQKLELTQEWDKVFPLSEKVNHRKVTFETQYGLTLAADLYTPAASEKLKVKSEKLPAIAVSGPFGAVKEQCSGLYAMKMAERGFVALAFDPSYTGESSGEPRRTASPDINTEDFMAAVDFLSKQDNVDAERIGIIGICGWGGIALNAAATDTRIKATVASTMYDMTRVSGNDYNDAFDNEQWRHRNRENLSKQRLTDPNAMAGGVLDTVPPQAPNFVHDYYDYYKTERGYHARSGNSNDGWRVIGTQAYANSRFLYYINEIRSAVLVMHGADAHSRYFGEAAYHYMVDGKAEGYKFVGEPNPNPENKQLLIIPDASHCDLYDGGYEEKAGQGQPKNMIPWDKLAEFFKTYLR encoded by the coding sequence ATGAGAACAATAATCATCACAATGCTGCTGGGCGGAATGCTCGTAGCATGTAACAACAAACAAACTATTAATAACGATATGGAACAGAAGTTAGAATTGACGCAGGAGTGGGATAAGGTGTTCCCGCTGAGCGAGAAAGTGAACCACCGCAAGGTGACGTTTGAAACACAGTATGGACTGACGCTGGCGGCAGACCTCTATACGCCTGCGGCGAGTGAAAAGTTAAAAGTGAAAAGTGAAAAGTTGCCTGCCATCGCCGTCTCTGGGCCTTTCGGCGCCGTGAAGGAGCAGTGCAGTGGACTCTATGCCATGAAGATGGCAGAGCGTGGTTTCGTGGCGCTGGCTTTCGACCCTTCCTATACGGGTGAGAGCAGCGGTGAACCGCGCCGCACGGCTTCGCCCGACATCAATACCGAGGACTTTATGGCTGCGGTCGATTTCCTGTCGAAGCAGGACAATGTGGATGCCGAGCGTATTGGCATTATCGGTATCTGCGGTTGGGGTGGCATCGCACTGAATGCTGCCGCTACCGATACTCGCATCAAGGCTACCGTAGCCTCTACGATGTATGATATGACTCGTGTCAGTGGCAACGACTATAACGATGCTTTCGACAACGAGCAGTGGCGTCATAGGAACCGCGAAAACCTTTCAAAGCAACGCCTCACCGACCCCAACGCGATGGCTGGAGGTGTGCTGGATACCGTGCCCCCACAGGCACCCAACTTTGTGCACGACTACTACGACTATTACAAGACCGAGCGCGGATATCATGCCCGCTCCGGCAACTCTAACGACGGCTGGCGCGTCATCGGTACACAGGCCTACGCCAACAGCCGCTTCCTCTACTACATCAACGAGATCCGCTCTGCTGTTCTTGTGATGCACGGAGCTGATGCCCATTCACGCTACTTTGGCGAGGCTGCTTATCACTATATGGTGGATGGCAAAGCTGAAGGTTATAAATTTGTTGGCGAGCCAAATCCCAACCCCGAGAACAAGCAACTGCTCATCATACCAGATGCCTCTCACTGCGACCTCTATGATGGCGGCTACGAGGAAAAAGCAGGTCAGGGTCAACCCAAGAACATGATTCCGTGGGATAAGCTGGCAGAGTTTTTCAAAACGTATTTGAGATAG
- a CDS encoding ATP-binding cassette domain-containing protein produces the protein MMIEIRNLTKKYRELTVIDNFCHSFDGGKVYGIMGENGAGKSTLFRCIAGIESYDGSVVVNENKQIGYMNDTPFYYSYVTGMEHIEFCLRAKGKTISRDEIEQLNEKFALPLQRYASRYSLGMKKRLMLLTLMLQDNDIVIMDEPFNGIDLAGTIILRQWLKDLKAQGRCVILSSHIVAAIADICDEMTYIHQGKAVCDFSGMSAASIEQYIMEEFLSHLS, from the coding sequence ATGATGATTGAAATCAGGAACTTAACAAAGAAATATCGTGAGCTCACGGTCATCGACAACTTCTGCCACTCGTTTGATGGCGGCAAGGTGTATGGCATCATGGGCGAGAACGGCGCAGGCAAGAGCACGCTGTTCAGATGTATTGCCGGAATCGAGTCGTACGACGGTTCAGTCGTCGTCAACGAGAACAAGCAGATTGGTTACATGAACGATACGCCCTTCTACTACTCTTACGTCACAGGCATGGAACACATCGAGTTCTGTCTGCGTGCCAAGGGTAAGACCATCAGCCGAGACGAGATTGAGCAGTTGAATGAGAAGTTCGCCCTGCCGCTCCAGAGATACGCCAGCAGATACTCCTTAGGCATGAAAAAGCGCCTGATGCTGCTGACGTTGATGCTGCAGGACAACGACATCGTCATCATGGACGAACCCTTCAACGGCATCGATCTTGCCGGAACAATCATCCTAAGACAGTGGCTCAAGGACCTAAAGGCCCAGGGCCGTTGCGTCATTCTTTCCTCACATATTGTTGCTGCCATCGCTGACATCTGCGACGAGATGACCTACATCCACCAGGGAAAGGCCGTCTGCGACTTCTCTGGTATGTCAGCAGCATCTATCGAGCAATATATCATGGAAGAATTCTTGTCACATTTATCGTGA
- a CDS encoding PaaI family thioesterase → MKKIINPWRNHEGYNCFGCSPDNPIGLHMEFYEDGDYIVSTWHPEHNYQGWVDTMHGGILSTLIDEVCGWVVTRKLQTSGYTVQLNVKFRKAVPTTEPELTIRAKVTKQVRNLAYISAEITNSKGELCNEGEAIYFLMNEEKAKEMGFMHCDVEE, encoded by the coding sequence ATGAAGAAAATAATAAACCCTTGGCGTAACCATGAGGGGTATAACTGTTTCGGTTGCAGTCCAGACAATCCTATTGGACTCCACATGGAGTTCTACGAAGATGGTGACTATATCGTGAGCACCTGGCATCCTGAGCACAATTATCAGGGCTGGGTAGATACCATGCACGGTGGTATTCTGAGTACTTTGATCGATGAAGTGTGCGGTTGGGTAGTCACTCGCAAGTTACAGACAAGCGGCTATACCGTTCAGCTGAATGTAAAGTTCCGCAAGGCGGTTCCTACGACTGAGCCCGAACTGACTATCAGGGCAAAGGTTACGAAGCAGGTTCGTAATCTGGCCTATATCAGTGCAGAAATAACGAACTCGAAAGGTGAACTCTGCAACGAGGGCGAGGCCATCTACTTCCTGATGAACGAGGAAAAGGCCAAAGAAATGGGATTCATGCATTGTGATGTTGAAGAATAA
- a CDS encoding DUF4298 domain-containing protein, producing MEQRFNYALAAIKNGTVDSQKAIKDDIAELSKYYGSELWKLDFAADEAGKLPPDLKRGVLSEDGIWNLLVDYSEIQKKK from the coding sequence ATGGAGCAACGTTTTAATTATGCCTTGGCTGCCATCAAGAATGGGACTGTAGATTCGCAGAAGGCTATCAAAGATGATATTGCCGAACTCAGCAAATACTATGGTAGTGAGTTGTGGAAATTGGACTTTGCTGCTGATGAAGCAGGAAAACTTCCCCCAGACCTCAAACGCGGAGTTCTATCAGAAGACGGCATTTGGAACCTGCTCGTTGACTATAGTGAGATTCAAAAGAAAAAGTAA
- the ppdK gene encoding pyruvate, phosphate dikinase translates to MSQKRVYLFGNGKAEGNAKMREELGGKGANLAEMNHIGVPVPPGFTITTDCCNEYYQVGQQKIMELLNDDVMAAVKHIENLMNCKFGDAQNPLLVSVRSGARASMPGMMDTILNLGLNDEVAEGMAKKTNNPHFVYDSYRRFVQMYGDVVLEMKPVNKTDIDPFEEIIEKVKKESGVVLDKDLSVEDLKKLVQLFKAAIKERTGKDFPNDPIEQLWGAICAVFRSWMNERAILYRKMEGIPDEWGTAVSVMAMVFGNMGDTSATGVCFSRDAANGENLFNGEYLVNAQGEDVVAGIRTPQQITKIGSQRWAERAGISEEERVAKYPSMEEAMPEIYAELNGIQDKLEHHYHDMQDMEFTVQEGKLWFLQTRNGKRTGAAMVKIAIDLLHEGMIDEKTAIQRCEPQKLDELLHPVFDKKALSAAKVIAQGLPASPGAACGQIVFHADDAKEWHENGHKVVLVRIETSPEDLAGMAAAEGILTARGGMTSHAAVVARGMGKCCVSGVGALNVSYKDKTVEIDGVTYKEGDFISLNGTTGQVYAGEVPTKAAELSGDFKELMDLCDKYTKLQVRTNADTPHDAQVARAFGAKGIGLTRTEHMFFEDQKIVAMREMILADSVAGREKALAKLLPYQKADFKGILEAMDGLPVNIRLLDPPLHEFVPHDLAGQQTMAKEMGVSLEEIQRRVDSLAENNPMLGHRGCRLGITFPEITAMQTKAILSAACELKKEGKNPMPEIMVPLIGTINELKQQKEVIQYAAKEVFAEYGIEVEFEIGTMIEIPRAALTADLIASEAQYFSFGTNDLTQMTFGYSRDDIASFLPVYLDKKILKVDPFQVLDQKGVGRLIKFAVNEGREVRPDLRCGICGEHGGEPSSVKFCAKIGMNYASCSPFRVPIARLAAAQAAVEE, encoded by the coding sequence ATGAGTCAGAAAAGAGTTTATCTCTTCGGAAATGGAAAGGCCGAAGGAAACGCAAAGATGCGTGAGGAGCTTGGCGGTAAGGGTGCTAACCTTGCTGAAATGAACCACATTGGTGTGCCTGTTCCTCCAGGTTTTACAATCACCACAGATTGTTGTAATGAGTACTATCAGGTTGGTCAGCAGAAGATTATGGAATTGCTGAACGATGACGTGATGGCTGCCGTGAAGCACATTGAAAATTTGATGAACTGTAAGTTCGGCGATGCCCAGAATCCTCTGTTGGTATCTGTTCGTTCTGGTGCCCGTGCCTCAATGCCTGGTATGATGGACACCATCCTGAACCTTGGTTTGAACGACGAGGTGGCCGAGGGTATGGCTAAGAAGACAAATAATCCTCACTTCGTGTACGACTCTTATCGTCGTTTCGTACAGATGTACGGCGATGTTGTACTCGAGATGAAGCCCGTAAATAAAACTGATATCGATCCATTCGAGGAGATTATCGAGAAGGTTAAGAAGGAGAGCGGTGTTGTTCTGGATAAGGACCTCTCTGTTGAGGACCTGAAGAAGCTGGTTCAGCTGTTCAAGGCTGCCATCAAGGAGCGCACTGGTAAGGACTTCCCCAACGATCCTATCGAGCAGCTCTGGGGTGCTATCTGCGCTGTGTTCCGTTCTTGGATGAACGAGCGCGCTATCCTGTATCGTAAGATGGAGGGAATCCCCGACGAGTGGGGTACAGCCGTATCAGTAATGGCCATGGTATTCGGTAACATGGGCGATACATCAGCTACTGGTGTTTGCTTCAGCCGTGATGCTGCTAATGGTGAGAACCTGTTCAACGGTGAGTATCTGGTTAACGCTCAGGGTGAGGACGTTGTTGCCGGTATCCGCACACCACAGCAGATTACCAAGATTGGTTCTCAGCGTTGGGCTGAGCGCGCTGGTATCTCTGAGGAGGAGCGCGTTGCCAAGTATCCTTCAATGGAGGAGGCTATGCCTGAGATCTATGCCGAGCTGAATGGTATCCAGGATAAGCTGGAGCACCACTATCACGATATGCAGGATATGGAGTTCACCGTACAGGAGGGCAAACTCTGGTTCCTCCAGACACGTAACGGTAAGCGTACTGGTGCTGCTATGGTTAAGATTGCTATCGACCTGCTCCACGAGGGTATGATCGACGAGAAGACTGCCATCCAGCGCTGCGAGCCTCAGAAGCTCGACGAGCTGTTGCACCCTGTATTCGATAAGAAGGCTCTCTCTGCTGCTAAGGTTATTGCACAGGGTCTGCCCGCTTCTCCAGGTGCTGCTTGCGGTCAGATTGTATTCCACGCTGACGACGCTAAGGAGTGGCACGAGAATGGCCACAAGGTAGTACTCGTACGTATCGAGACCTCTCCTGAGGACCTGGCTGGTATGGCTGCTGCCGAGGGTATCCTGACCGCTCGTGGTGGTATGACATCTCACGCAGCCGTTGTGGCTCGTGGTATGGGTAAGTGCTGCGTATCGGGTGTTGGTGCTCTGAATGTAAGCTATAAGGATAAGACTGTTGAGATCGACGGTGTAACATATAAGGAGGGCGACTTCATCTCTCTGAACGGTACAACTGGTCAGGTATATGCTGGCGAGGTTCCAACCAAGGCTGCCGAGCTTTCTGGCGACTTCAAGGAGCTGATGGACCTCTGCGACAAGTACACCAAGCTGCAGGTTCGTACCAATGCTGATACTCCACACGATGCACAGGTGGCTCGCGCTTTCGGTGCTAAGGGTATCGGTCTTACACGTACCGAGCACATGTTCTTCGAGGATCAGAAGATTGTTGCTATGCGTGAGATGATTCTGGCCGACAGCGTTGCCGGACGTGAGAAGGCTCTTGCTAAGCTGCTGCCTTATCAGAAGGCCGACTTCAAGGGTATCCTCGAGGCTATGGACGGACTGCCCGTTAACATCCGTCTGCTCGATCCCCCTCTCCACGAGTTCGTTCCCCACGATCTGGCTGGTCAGCAGACCATGGCTAAGGAGATGGGCGTTAGCTTGGAGGAAATCCAGCGCCGTGTTGACTCACTTGCTGAGAACAACCCAATGCTGGGTCACCGTGGTTGCCGTCTGGGTATCACATTCCCTGAGATTACTGCTATGCAGACCAAGGCTATCCTTTCTGCAGCTTGTGAGCTGAAGAAGGAGGGTAAGAACCCAATGCCTGAGATCATGGTTCCTCTGATTGGTACTATCAACGAGCTCAAGCAGCAGAAGGAGGTTATCCAGTATGCCGCTAAGGAGGTATTCGCTGAGTATGGTATCGAGGTTGAGTTCGAGATTGGTACAATGATCGAGATTCCACGTGCTGCCCTCACAGCCGATCTGATTGCTTCAGAGGCTCAGTACTTCTCATTCGGTACTAACGACCTGACTCAGATGACCTTCGGTTACAGCCGCGACGATATCGCATCGTTCCTGCCTGTTTACCTCGATAAGAAGATCCTGAAGGTTGACCCATTCCAGGTACTCGACCAGAAGGGTGTTGGCCGTCTCATCAAGTTTGCCGTTAATGAGGGTCGTGAGGTTCGTCCTGACCTGCGTTGCGGTATCTGTGGTGAGCATGGTGGTGAGCCCAGCTCAGTTAAGTTCTGCGCTAAGATTGGCATGAACTACGCATCTTGTTCTCCATTCCGCGTGCCCATCGCCCGCCTCGCCGCCGCCCAGGCAGCTGTTGAAGAGTAA
- the rlmD gene encoding 23S rRNA (uracil(1939)-C(5))-methyltransferase RlmD — protein sequence MARNKKPLPLLEGVVIEAVAAEGKCLFHWNDLVVFVPFCVPGDVCDVQIRRKKHSFAEGEVVRFIELSKVRATPFCAHFGVCGGCKWQNLPYEEQLKFKQQQVYDQLHRIGKIELPEFMPILGSVHTQEYRNKLDFGCANKRYLTKEQIQTLPNDESQSLKDVPAIGFHITGAFDKILPIEKCWLMDNLQNEIRNEAREYAMANGLSFFDLRAQVGLLRDIIIRNSASGEWMVIFQFHYDRTSAEALAQSEEQAKGLLQHIADKFPQITSLMYLDNQKCNDTIGDQEILVFKGIDHIYELMEDLKFKVGPKSFYQTNTEQAYHLYSVARNFAGLTGNELVYDLYTGTGTIANFVAKKARKVIGIEYVPEAIEDAKINSEVNKIGNTLFYAGDMKDILTEEFIAEHGHPDVIITDPPRAGMHPDVVKTILGAAPKRIVYVSCNPATQARDLHDLDVDYRVAAVQPVDMFPHTPHVENVVLLERR from the coding sequence ATGGCAAGAAACAAGAAACCATTACCGCTCCTTGAGGGCGTGGTGATTGAAGCTGTGGCTGCCGAGGGCAAATGTTTGTTCCACTGGAACGATCTGGTGGTGTTTGTGCCTTTCTGTGTGCCTGGCGACGTGTGCGATGTACAGATTCGCCGCAAAAAACACTCCTTTGCCGAGGGCGAGGTTGTTAGATTTATAGAATTAAGTAAGGTACGCGCGACCCCCTTCTGCGCCCACTTCGGTGTGTGCGGTGGTTGCAAATGGCAGAACCTGCCTTACGAAGAGCAGCTTAAGTTTAAGCAGCAGCAGGTGTACGACCAGCTGCACCGCATTGGCAAGATAGAACTGCCCGAGTTTATGCCTATCCTAGGTAGCGTTCACACTCAGGAGTATCGCAACAAACTCGATTTCGGATGCGCCAACAAGCGCTATCTCACCAAGGAGCAGATTCAGACACTGCCTAATGACGAGTCTCAGAGCCTGAAGGATGTGCCCGCTATCGGATTCCATATTACAGGTGCTTTCGATAAGATTCTGCCTATCGAGAAGTGCTGGCTGATGGACAACCTGCAGAACGAGATTCGCAACGAGGCCCGTGAGTATGCAATGGCCAACGGCTTATCGTTCTTCGACCTGCGTGCCCAGGTAGGACTGCTGCGCGATATCATCATCCGCAACAGCGCCAGTGGCGAGTGGATGGTTATCTTCCAGTTCCACTACGACCGCACATCGGCCGAGGCGCTGGCCCAGAGCGAGGAACAGGCCAAGGGACTGCTGCAGCACATCGCCGACAAATTCCCACAGATTACCTCGCTGATGTATCTCGACAATCAGAAGTGCAACGATACCATCGGCGACCAGGAGATATTGGTATTCAAGGGTATCGACCACATCTACGAGTTGATGGAGGACCTGAAGTTTAAGGTTGGTCCCAAGAGTTTCTACCAGACCAACACCGAGCAGGCCTACCACCTGTACTCGGTAGCCCGCAACTTTGCCGGACTTACTGGCAACGAACTGGTTTACGACCTTTACACAGGTACAGGAACCATTGCCAACTTTGTAGCCAAGAAGGCACGCAAGGTGATTGGTATCGAGTATGTACCCGAAGCTATCGAGGATGCCAAGATCAACTCTGAAGTAAACAAGATTGGCAACACCCTGTTCTATGCAGGCGATATGAAGGATATTCTGACAGAAGAATTCATTGCCGAGCACGGACATCCGGATGTAATCATTACCGACCCACCACGTGCCGGTATGCACCCCGATGTGGTAAAAACCATTCTTGGAGCAGCACCAAAGCGCATTGTTTACGTAAGTTGCAACCCTGCCACTCAGGCTCGCGATTTGCACGATCTCGACGTAGATTATCGCGTGGCAGCTGTTCAACCCGTTGATATGTTCCCCCACACACCACACGTAGAAAACGTGGTGCTGCTGGAGCGCAGATAA
- a CDS encoding porin — MKKVFWMMALMASMTITANAENLVEASDNLEPLSDADVALLNSMEATQQKATIEVPAWVNNIKFSGYGMLQYQAEDKDNAHSNTFNLRLARFILDGKIGDFDWRAQIQGTNATGPGQPTVQLVDLYAEWRKYPEFKIRAGQFKRAFTYENPTHPITQGWRSYADVINKLSAFGDRTGEKSSGGRDIGIQFSGDLFPNANGRRVFHYQLGIYNGEGVNQKDMDNRKDIIGGAWIMPIKGLRIGAFGWTGSRGGMLDPNTGKTISIKKNRYALSAEYDLNDYTFRAEYIHSQGWGAKSPGNNVREIDYSKGDKADGWYVFGIVPLVKSKLYAKARYQTYRNQKEWATSVNQVECGLNYRFTKNLELHAEYSRVNDRSLAKHNYNLFDMELDFRF, encoded by the coding sequence ATGAAAAAGGTATTTTGGATGATGGCGCTTATGGCGTCGATGACAATCACAGCTAACGCCGAAAATCTGGTTGAAGCAAGTGATAATCTGGAGCCCTTATCAGATGCTGACGTAGCACTTCTCAACTCTATGGAGGCTACACAGCAGAAGGCTACCATCGAGGTACCCGCCTGGGTAAACAACATCAAATTCAGCGGCTACGGCATGCTGCAGTATCAGGCCGAGGACAAGGATAATGCGCACAGCAATACATTTAATCTGCGTCTGGCCCGTTTCATCCTTGATGGTAAGATTGGTGATTTCGACTGGCGTGCCCAGATTCAGGGCACCAACGCTACCGGTCCTGGTCAGCCTACCGTTCAGTTGGTCGACCTCTATGCTGAGTGGCGTAAGTATCCCGAGTTCAAGATTCGTGCAGGTCAGTTCAAGCGTGCCTTCACTTACGAGAACCCCACCCACCCCATCACACAGGGATGGCGTAGCTATGCCGACGTAATCAACAAGCTCTCTGCTTTTGGTGACCGTACAGGTGAGAAGTCGTCAGGTGGTCGTGATATCGGTATCCAGTTCTCGGGTGATCTGTTCCCCAACGCCAATGGTCGCCGTGTGTTCCACTATCAGCTGGGTATCTACAACGGTGAGGGTGTGAACCAGAAGGATATGGACAACCGTAAGGATATCATCGGTGGTGCATGGATTATGCCTATCAAGGGCTTGCGCATCGGTGCCTTCGGATGGACAGGTAGCCGTGGTGGCATGCTGGATCCTAATACTGGCAAAACCATCAGTATTAAGAAGAACCGTTATGCCCTGTCTGCCGAGTACGACCTGAACGATTACACCTTCCGTGCTGAGTATATCCACAGCCAGGGTTGGGGTGCTAAGTCGCCTGGTAACAACGTACGTGAGATCGACTACAGCAAGGGCGACAAGGCCGATGGTTGGTACGTATTTGGTATCGTGCCTCTGGTTAAGAGCAAGCTCTACGCAAAGGCTCGTTATCAGACCTACCGTAATCAGAAGGAATGGGCTACATCAGTTAATCAGGTTGAGTGCGGTTTAAACTATCGCTTTACTAAGAATCTCGAGCTGCATGCTGAGTATTCACGCGTAAACGATCGCTCGCTGGCTAAGCACAACTACAACTTGTTCGACATGGAGCTCGACTTCAGATTCTGA
- a CDS encoding oligosaccharide flippase family protein: protein MNEERNESYSHVLKYTGVFGGVQGLNVLIGLVRNKIVAMLLGPGGMGLVSLFNTTVQLISQATNLGIAMSAVRHISECYDAGDTEHTAHYVKVVRGWCLLTALLGMLVCVVLGPFFSNATFSWGNHTLHFVLLAPAIGMLAITGGETAILKGVRKLGALALVQIVAALASLVIAIPIYYMFGQAGIVPVIVLMAFATMSATLWFSWRIFPLQLRGTRGILGEGMEMVRLGVSFTLAGIVGSGAEMFVRSYLNVMGDLEVLGLYNAGYMLTITYAGMVFSAMETDYYPRLSAVNHDVAATNLTVNRQMEVSLLIVAPMLTALIALLPILIPYLFTSEFVPVVPMAQVAALAMFFKVLTMPVAYITLARGYSMTYLMLEAAYYVAFVLLMVVGYQYWGLLGTGIAITLAHVFECLMINGYAYKKYGYRMSAAVYRYAIVLLLFGFLAYACTIFLDGIVYWLVELVAIVASALYALQNLKSSSMSNKL, encoded by the coding sequence ATGAACGAAGAGCGCAACGAGAGTTATAGCCACGTGCTGAAGTACACGGGTGTATTTGGCGGGGTGCAAGGCCTGAATGTGTTGATAGGTCTTGTGCGCAATAAAATCGTGGCCATGCTGCTGGGGCCTGGTGGTATGGGTTTGGTGTCGCTCTTTAATACCACGGTGCAGCTGATATCACAGGCCACTAACTTAGGTATTGCCATGAGTGCGGTGCGCCATATATCGGAATGCTACGATGCCGGCGATACCGAGCATACTGCCCACTATGTAAAAGTGGTGCGTGGCTGGTGCTTACTTACTGCTTTGCTGGGTATGCTGGTATGCGTGGTTTTAGGTCCGTTTTTCAGTAATGCCACCTTCTCGTGGGGCAATCACACCCTGCATTTTGTGTTGTTGGCGCCTGCCATTGGTATGCTGGCTATTACGGGAGGCGAAACGGCTATCCTGAAAGGCGTGCGAAAGCTGGGGGCCTTGGCTTTGGTACAAATTGTAGCTGCCTTGGCGTCGTTGGTTATCGCCATACCTATTTATTATATGTTCGGTCAGGCAGGTATCGTGCCTGTTATTGTGCTGATGGCGTTTGCTACCATGAGTGCCACATTATGGTTCTCGTGGCGCATATTTCCGTTGCAGTTGCGAGGCACGCGAGGCATTCTGGGCGAGGGTATGGAAATGGTTCGTCTGGGTGTGTCATTTACGTTGGCAGGCATTGTGGGTAGCGGGGCCGAGATGTTTGTGCGCTCGTACCTGAATGTGATGGGCGATCTTGAAGTGCTGGGCCTTTATAATGCAGGCTATATGCTTACCATTACCTATGCAGGTATGGTGTTCTCGGCTATGGAAACCGATTATTATCCGCGTCTCTCGGCTGTTAACCATGATGTGGCAGCAACCAATCTTACGGTGAATCGCCAGATGGAGGTGTCGCTGTTGATAGTGGCCCCCATGCTTACAGCCCTCATCGCCTTGTTGCCAATACTTATTCCTTATCTTTTCACCAGCGAGTTTGTGCCCGTAGTGCCTATGGCGCAGGTGGCTGCATTGGCCATGTTTTTCAAGGTGCTCACAATGCCTGTGGCTTACATCACGTTGGCACGAGGCTATTCGATGACCTATCTGATGTTAGAGGCAGCGTATTATGTGGCGTTTGTGCTGCTGATGGTAGTGGGCTATCAGTATTGGGGCTTGCTGGGTACTGGTATTGCCATCACATTGGCGCATGTGTTCGAGTGCCTGATGATTAACGGTTATGCTTATAAAAAATACGGCTACCGTATGTCGGCAGCCGTATATCGATATGCAATCGTATTGCTTTTGTTTGGATTTCTCGCCTATGCCTGCACCATCTTCTTGGATGGCATCGTCTACTGGTTGGTAGAGCTGGTGGCTATCGTGGCGAGTGCTCTTTATGCGCTTCAGAATCTGAAGTCGAGCTCCATGTCGAACAAGTTGTAG
- a CDS encoding glycosyltransferase family 2 protein, with the protein MVANQQESTPMVSFIITYYELPVKLLCECLNSIFALSLSDQERQVIIVDDGSENSPLPALQRYADKVIYLRQKHQGLSVARNTGIQMATGKYLQFVDADDQLITSGYNACLDIIRKHTDADMVLFDFADEPATSGTSFMRHHNIHGSAWGYLFRRATLSDLRFTPGIYHEDELFTPQLLIRAEVVYPTQAKAYSYNKRPDSITTNQDATHIEKRHTDALQVIFELNKMADRLPKNDQLAMDRRVAQLTMDYLYNTIIQTRSLSVTLQRIQVLRAEGLFPLPNRNYTSKYQWFRRLSNSKLGLATLVKVLPLMKRER; encoded by the coding sequence ATGGTAGCAAATCAACAAGAATCAACACCGATGGTGAGTTTTATCATCACCTATTACGAGTTACCCGTAAAACTGCTTTGCGAGTGCCTCAACAGTATCTTTGCGTTATCGCTCAGCGACCAGGAACGTCAGGTTATCATTGTCGATGATGGTTCCGAGAACAGTCCGTTACCAGCCCTCCAGCGTTATGCCGATAAAGTGATTTATCTGCGACAGAAGCATCAGGGACTGAGTGTGGCCCGCAACACAGGTATCCAGATGGCTACCGGCAAATATCTGCAGTTTGTGGATGCCGACGACCAACTGATTACATCGGGCTACAATGCTTGTCTCGACATCATCCGCAAGCATACCGATGCCGACATGGTGCTGTTTGATTTCGCCGACGAGCCAGCCACCAGTGGTACCAGTTTTATGCGTCACCATAACATCCACGGATCAGCCTGGGGCTACCTGTTCCGCCGGGCTACCTTAAGCGATTTGCGATTTACACCAGGCATCTATCACGAGGACGAGCTCTTTACCCCTCAACTGCTGATACGTGCCGAGGTAGTTTATCCCACCCAGGCAAAAGCTTATAGCTACAATAAGCGCCCCGACTCTATCACTACAAACCAGGATGCAACCCACATAGAGAAACGACATACCGATGCTCTGCAGGTGATTTTTGAGTTGAACAAGATGGCCGACCGTTTGCCCAAGAACGATCAGCTGGCTATGGATCGCAGAGTGGCCCAGCTTACGATGGACTATCTCTACAACACCATCATCCAAACCCGTTCGCTATCCGTCACGCTGCAACGTATCCAAGTGCTGCGTGCCGAGGGGTTGTTCCCCCTACCCAATCGCAACTACACCAGCAAATACCAGTGGTTCCGCCGCCTGTCGAACAGTAAATTAGGTTTGGCCACCCTTGTCAAGGTGCTGCCACTCATGAAGCGAGAAAGATGA